The DNA sequence CGAGATGTGAACTATAATATTAGACTGACATTTCATATCATGCTCTGGGTCCCCCTGCTCAATATGATATTGGACTGTGACATAATGCGATGTATTAAGCTTAAAAGAGACAGATTGATTCTTTCTGTTGTCATATTTGAGTAATTAATCATTCACTAAAAGCTATGAATACAGAGATTTTGACAATAATCTTACAGGATTTCCACAAAATCTAACCAATGAGAAATTAAACCTTTTAGTTCAAGCcaatttttcaacaacaaaaaattcGCACATTCTCCAATATTTGATCAGACAAATCTGAGATTGATTTTCTCCTGCAATGTGCCTGAAACCGAAAGTTTTTTATGGCAATTATGACCTTTAAAATGTCAGAAGATATAAAGGGTGAAATTAGAGCCAATGTTTAGACGATTATTCAAAGTATTGAGCAATATTTAGAGTCATGCAATCTGAATTGCTTGATAAACATTATCTTCAGACTGATTTTTTCCAGCTTCActtcttttttagaaatataGCGTTAAAACCAATTATAAAATAAAACTGCCTGTGGCCAATAAAATTTAGCAATATTTTGATGACAGTTTTCAATTCgaaaattttccttgaaaggCATTGCTTTTTAGTTATGAATAAACCGCGGAACAGCGGTagaaaaacagcaaaaaaggTAACTAAAAGGTGAACCATTAGGCATCAATGTACATAGCAATCAATCATCACTCCATTAAAAGGGACTTGACTTTGAATCTCAGTTGAAGTActgattcattgaaaatgtgaattaAGAATGTTTGCTTTCAACCTCCAATGAATAATTAGAAAAATGTTCGATCCCttcacataaaaaaaaatatcaattcgATGAAACAAATTTTCCACGCAAGTCATAGAAGTTTGTAGAACTGGAGTTacaaatttatatttttgaaatcatgtttcTATCCCTTAAGACAATATGGtagttttgacaaatcttCAAGTTGCGAAGACAGATCCTGAAATGTACGACCCAACTTCATTGAGAGGTCCAAATAgaattttattgcttattgcTTAAGTCTCAAGCGAGCTAGAGTTTGACCATATGTGAGACTTAACACTCTTAAAACTGCTCTCTTTTATTGAGTGATTTTTTGATGCTTGCCGTGAGGTGCTAGAGGATGATCCGGGTATAGCCCTTTTCATTGAGTGGAGAAGCGGCCTCTGATTCGTCTAGCTGTGGACAAGTAAACGAGAAAATACGCTTTgagatgccagactttatcaagagatcaTACAATGTACAATTTGTTGCCCAAGTATTGTAATACAATGAATAAGCTGTCAACTCTTCCGGGAAACGTTTCATATTATGTATGAGTAAAATTAAGTATGCAATATacagctctctgtttatcTCTATGAATATAAATGTTATATGTAGAGAGTAGTTGAATAGTTACTGATTTTGTCTGAAATATTTAAATAATATTTACTCCGAAATTGCAATGCTATTTAAAGAAAACAGCcaacatttttctcaaaatggttttattttgaaccaattaCATGGATCCGTGAAAGTAGTGAGTGATTAAAGTTTTCTTAATATTCTCTGGGGTCATGTTGAGGCAGCGGTTGCTTAAAATGAACTTGGAGCGCTCAATTTAAATTTAGCAATACAACCTGACCCATGAAATCGTTCTGAACGCTATTTGCACCATTGTTAAAATAGTAATTATAGTGTTTCatccaatctgaatttgaaaacttgtatGGTGGTCTTTCACTATTACTATCCAAGAAACATTTCCTATTCTGGCTATGTTAACATTGTTTGTTAAGGTAACTTTACGTTTTAATTTCCATCAATTGCCATTTCTGTTCTGTGTCAATGTCTacgtttttgcaaaattttaaaCCTGCTCCATGTCAAGCAACATTGGCTGgcttttgatggcttgatgccattttttattatttaaaaGGAAAAGACTTTAGAGCTCCCTCAAGCAAAATACTTTCAATGGTCTATGGTTAGAATTGATGTTATATCTTTTTCATTGCCCAGACTTCATTTACAACTGATCACCTCCAGAGACGGCTCAAAAAGACGGTGCAAAAGCGAAGGcagaaaaattccaaaacttGTTGGGGAACATATCAAGAAGAATAACAAAGGGCATTGAGAAGACAGGCGTTTCTATGTCTCAATAATAGGTATTCTTTTAAGATCTATTGTGCCTTTAAATATTGTAATAGACCAACAAGAACAAATATCCGTGTTGTCAGTGTAACTTGAGTTTTGGCGACATTCTGAAATTCACTTGATTTTTGTTCTATGACGCTGCTCTATATTCTTTCAGTACAGCTGTAGATATTGAACTTGGGCAAAACGTGTTCAAAGCAGTTTGAAATTAGTTGATTGATAATCTTCAAAAACGAAAAGACACGCAGTAAGTTATCCATAGATTTATCTTAAAACACAACTTTAAATAACATTCAAGCATTAAATGCGTTATTTTGCCTTCTTTTACCAAATTTACAAGATTATTGTAACGGGAAATGGGGTACCCCACGTGGATTCgtgaatgcaaattttgaaatgcgatagtactaaattttacccagttgtatttcaaaatatgcgttCACAAAACTATCTGCTACTTACAGTAGGTGAGACTAGGACCAAATCGCATCTTAAAGTATGAGCTCACAAAATCATGCAGGGGTACCCATTGAGGTCTTTTCTCTGATTCTCGtctaagaaaaaatattgattgcttcaattttttaaatatttaatCTTTATTCTttaagttcaaaatatttaaaaatagCCAAATCTGCGAAAATACTTAAAAAGTATTTCACCGGCCTCTTGTCATATGTATTGGCAATTATACCCTAGTagaatttgaaaggtctctaAGAAGGGCTGATGGTGTATTAGGAtaggagggagaggagaataaAAACGACTACTCTATTGTCCATTTGTTCAACGGATGTAACCCAAAGTTTCCCGAAGTACGTCATCAGCTTGACATTCAAGCTTACAAGCATTAATCAATCTTAACTCTGTGCCAATCCTGCCGTCTTGGTAGGTCTTGGTAATAACGAGTGAGAGTGCAAATGTACTAAATTTTAAAGGTATTTTAGGGACCCTGAATGCTCTAAAGACTCTGTTTCAGGATTTGTACGAACCGTACACTGACACTGAGTGGAGGTCGTCAGCACCCAAAAAGGCATTTCCAGAATCTTGAATCTTCATGGATTAGGCGGTTGATGAAAAATTAGAGGACTCTGAAATCGCGCAAGCCACCAGGATTTCTGTATTTTGGTGCATTTTCAGgatatatttacaaaaaagaaCACACTACATTTGCGTTCAATTATATTGGAATTCCCTTTCAAAAAGGCTGCGTAATGTACAAATGAAATCTATTTCTATTCGAAGACACTAGCCCAGGACCACTTGGTTTTCTGGCTCCTTCTTTCCTTGCACACCGAGTCATGACTCGATTCGCTCGAGTCAGTTCTTTCGGAAGCTCGAGATCCCTAGTCCTCAgtcctcctttttttttttcggctgCTGTTCATTCCGAAAATCGCCAACATAACAACTGCAACAACGCTAAAATTACTACTTCACTCCTTGGGATCGGACATGTCGGGCTAAAATTCAAAGGCGATTGGACTTGGTTGATTCTCTTCTTCGGGCTCTTTCGTCTCGAACCTCTCCGCCAGCACAGATTTCCCGGACGGTCATTGACCCAGAAGAAGGATGGCCCTGCCGAACTGGTCGGCACCCCCCGTTCGTTGGCACTTGCATTGTCCACCGGTGTAATTGTGTCATTACCAAGTACATGGGCGTGTCTGGCCTGCTGAGGTCGTGGCTTTGACGCATCTACCCGTGTGATCTGGAGCCTGACCCGAATCCAATCAGCGGCGCCGTGGCTTGTTCCCCATTGATTGAGCACTGAGCGagcctctctctcttgttCACTGAATCCATGCAGTCCCTAATGTGAGTGGTGATCTAGACGAAGTCTTCTCTTTCGACCTTGTTCATATCGTCTAAGATGTCCTTGATGTCATTTAGCCAAAGTGGGTTGCCCGTGTTGTCGTCCAAGTTGAAGGATATGgattcattggaaaagatgCGGCGGTGGAAGCGATCGTTCGATGGATTCATCTCTTTCCGGAAGGCCCTGGGTTTGGCCTTTGTCACGTTTGTATTCATCCTGTATGTGGGACCCACATTGTTCAGTTGGTTGTTCGGCTCGGGACGTCCATTTCCCGACGGATCCGAACCCTACACCACCGAGACCTGCATCGGCGACAAAATGATCACCTTCCTCGCCGATATCCAGAAGCACAATGCCCACGCTCAACATCATCCTTGGCGGGTCACGGATAAGAGCTATGTGCCCTATGTGGGCAATGGCCAAGTCGGAGTGGCGGCCGACTCGGAGGCCGGTCTGTTTGTGGCCGGTTCTCGCCATTTAAGCCAACCCGTGCCTTTCAAGCCCGTCGCCCACGTGGCGCCCGAAGGCAGTCACGTGTTCCTCGAGGAGAGTGCCACACTCGTCCATTATGTCACCGGGGTGGTGCACAAAGCCCGGTGCTATCAGACGGATCGAGGTTCCTGGCTGAGTGTGGCCCAACAGTTCTACGCCCATCGAGCCTTTCCCGCCATATTGGTGCAAGAGGTGAAGATGACCAATCCCGGTCCCAGGCCGCAAATCTTCAATGTCGAGCGTTTGGGCATCTCCGATTGGGTGGATGCCCGATCTCGAACCAAGACGTAAGTTGAATGCGGACGGTTCATTTCGATTCGGATTAGGATCCGCTCCGGGTTTCAGATTGGAGCATGGCGATGGTGGACAGAAATACACGATTGTGTCCGGACAGGTTGAACTGACCGACAAGTCGTTCCGTTACGTTACCATTGTGGCCAAGAAGTTACCCTCGGCCATGGAAGTGGCCTCTCGCATGACACAAACTTTGAGTATCCTGACTGCTGTGGTCTATTCCGAGCCTTTAAGCGAGGTGGATGAAGTGCTCAGGGACTCGCTAGAATCCAAAGCTACAAAGGTAACACATACTTATTGATATGCATGCTTGTATAACtggttgatcaaatatgattttattcaaaggagttgctGAAAGCTGTGGGTATGACGAGCGTGTCGTTGAAAAATCTCCATCAGGATGTTTGGAAAAGCCTTTGGAACACGGGCTTTGGTATTTCCCACTCAATGGCCGAGAATTCGGTCAATGGCTTGCAAATCAATGCCACCATGTATTACGTTCTGTCTCAAGTGCCCGCTCCCATTCACCGCTACCAATTACAGGGAGCCGAGAAACTGGATCAGCTCTCAATTCTATCTTATGCCGAAGGCTGCTATGGTGGAATTCCTACTCTGTGAGAACCCAAAATATGTTGGTTTTTTATCGATCGAGTCAGTTCCCGCTTGACATCAAGTTTTTTCCCACTAGTTATGCACCCAATTTATGGAAATCGCTCAGTTCTGTGGAAGAAGTGAATGCAGTTGTCAAGTCTTGGGTTCTCACGTTGGAGAAAAATGTAAGCATTGTCGTGCCGTCGTTCGTCTTTGGCATTATGTAGATTAAATTCGAATGCCTTGGCATAATCCTGATTGATATTCGGCACCGAGATTGACAATAATGTCGAACCTTTCTTTTGCGAACTTCGATTGACAGCAAACGAATAATTCTGTTCACTCTCAGGGTTGTGGAAAACTAATAAAAGCTGGAGCAGATGGAGTGGTACAAGCCATGGTTTTAAGctttgctgccttcaaattcCGCGAGGATCACTTGGAATTGAATTCGCAGCCCAAAGATCTTCATCGAGATTACTTTTTCCGACGAATCAGTTATGGCAACAGCACCCATCTAAACATTAGTATCGTCATATCCGAGGAGAATAAACCCGTGATTAAGGTGGCATTGGATCGACGGGACAAGGACTACTTTGCTTGCGATGCAGGTTGCTTGGATCGACCCTCACCGCTCTCCACCGAAACCAAGAGCTTTCCAGTCAAGCTGACCGATCCAATCACGGCGATTCTTTACATTACATCCGATCACCAGCACATGGAGGAGCTCAAAGAAGCGATACACGTGAAAGAAGTAGTCGAAGGTGAATACTTGTGAAATAATGTGCCCCTTCagcagtcccaacttttctgaCTCTAATTTGTGACCTTTACATGCTTGGGGTTCCAGCTCCGGCCCATGAACACCATGTAATCGCTCTTCATCGCCACGGCAACAAATTGGGAGGCTTACCCGGGATTTTCTGGTTTAGCATCGGCTTCCTCATTTTGGCCTTCCACATGTTCTTGTTCAAATTGATCTGGCAAGAATACTGTGCCGGACAGGACAGGTTCAGAACGAGGTAAGGTGGAGGTGGCTCTACCATGTTGGATATTTCCCTGccgttttttttatcatttacttcAAGATTGTACACATGACATGACCGCTTTGAAAATGAGGGAGCAACCTTTGTGCTTTTGGAAGGCTGATTATTGGCTGTAAAACAATTCCAGGCACGTCAAGGCAATTTTATCAATCTAAAATGTATGATTTCAGCAAAGACGTTTGAATTAACTAGAAGAAGGTAACTCGGAAACAGTTCAGCCAGATCCGCATTTGTGTGTCATTTTCCTTCTTCGAGTGAATTTTTCTGTCAACGTGGGTGGAAGGAGATattggattttgttttttgagccGAACAGGAATTTTAATTTGGGTCATGATATGACAAACTTGGTTGGATGTTCACATGTTGTGAATGGCCTTCCATGACTAGCTATTTTAACCTCGAACCATTTATATAACTTTGTTTGGGGTGGGTATGGCTTCTCTCTTTTGTTGACTCAAGGACTTTCCAATGGGCACATGTCTAAATTATCgcccttttttattttcagaaaatattccgACTACCAATGATAAGCCTTGTTCGTGATCCCGGGGGCACCTAAAAATGGTCACACGTCCGGCTCACCTCCGATACTTAATTATAAATTGTCATTCATTGTTAGATTTGATTTCATCGGCTTGTCCTCCGAGAATGTCTTTAAAACCTTAAATTCGAGTCTACTAGTACAGTTGATAGTACCTACAAAATGAATCTATTTTATTAAATATGGTTGACGTTTCTATACCTTAACCTACCTGGCATTTTCATTCTATTCACTCGAAATCTCCAAAATCACAATGGCAACCCTTCTGGTCCACTGGTCCTTCCCAATCCCTTTAAAAAAACCTGTGACTGATCCCAGTGTTGCCAATCAGACCGGGGATATGTGTTGTTGGCTTGTTAGCATTCAGCTTGTCTGTCCACCGGCATTTAAAGCCTCAAAGCCTCGCTCGGCTCGCCTCGTTCCCAGCCAATCTGCGAAAGTCAGTCAGCCTGAGCCGGTGGGCTGACCCGATCTCTTTCTGTAGTTCGGGAAAGGCGAGAGCGTTGCTAACTGAGCGAGAGCGAGCCACTGAATGGGATGTATTCTGTTACTGAGTGGAATTCTGCCGACATTGTTCCATCGCTGCATTTCCCCGCAAGCATTCTGTCGACGTTGTCAACCTCCAATCCTCAGTAAAATGGCTCTGAACAAACTACCCCTGGACAAATTGGACCTGGATGGTAAACGGGTGTTCATGAGGTGAGTTGTCACATGATTTCAGAGCTCCTATCATCATGTCCTTCTTAGTATGTATACTTCCACGTACGTACTGGGATTGTTAGCGTTAGTCAACTCAGAGGTCAAGTCAAGGTGACATTCAGCAAGAGCAAATGATGCCCATGCTTCTGGCGTTTCTTATAGATGCGACTTCAATGTGCCTCAGGACAAGAGCACGGGGGCGATTACGAATCCGGCCCGCATTGTGGCCGCATTGCCCTCCATCAAATATGCCCTGGAGCAGAAGGCCCGCTCGGTGGTGCTGTGCTCTCATTTGGGTCGACCCGATGGTCGGAGAAACGACAAGTTCTCGTTGAAGCCCGTGGCCGAGGAGTTGGAGAAGCAATTGGGCACGAAGGTGCAATTCCTGAATGATTGCGTGGGCGAGGAAGTGGAGAAGGTGTGCCAAGCGGCGGAGGGTGGAGCCGTGATTTTGTTAGAGAATCTCAGGTATCACGTGGAAGAGGAGGGTAAGGGCGTGGATGAGGCGGGCAATAAGATCAAGGCCGATCCGGCCCACGTCAAGACATTCCGGGAGTCGCTGAGAAAGTTGGCTGACGTGTATGTCAATGATGCCTTCGGGACGGCCCATCGGGCTCATTCGTCCATGATGGGCGAAGGCTATGAGCAACGGGCGGCTGGGTTTTTACTGAAAAAAGAGCTCACTTACTTCTCCAAGGCCTTGGACAACCCTGAACGACCTTTCTTGGCCATCTTAGGTGGGGCCAAAGTGGCCGATAAGATCAAGCTGATCGAGAACATGCTCGATCAAGTGGATAAGATGATCGTGGGCGGGGGCATGGCTTATACCTTCTTGaaggtgtccaaaaatatgtcGATCGGCGATTCCTTGTACGATGAGGCTGGGGCCAAGATTGTGGATGACTTGTTGAAGAAAGCCAAGGACAAGAACGTGGAGTTTGTTCTGCCCGTGGATTTTATCACCGCCGACAAGTTCGATGCCAATGCTGCCACCGGAACCGCCACCGTCGAGGAAGGTATCcctgatggatggatgggtctAGATGTGGGTCCCAAATCCATCGAGCTCTTCACCCAGGTCGTCAACGATTCCAAGCTCATCGTCTGGAATGGACCGGCTGGCGTTTTTGAGTTTGAGAACTTTGCCAAGGGCACCAAGGCCATTATGGACGCCGTGGTGGCCAAGACTGCCAGCGGTGGAGTCACTATCATTGGTGGGGGTGACACGGCCACGTGTTGTGCCAAGTGGAACACGGAGGATAAAGTGTCTCATGTCTCGACGGGCGGTGGAGCTTCCTTGGAACTGCTGGAGGGCAAGGTTTTGCCGGGGGTGGCTGCCCTCTCCGATGCTTAAGTCATATTCAATATTTCCAACGTTCTGTACCCATGCTAGTGGAtggattaattttcaaaagaaaaatacattATTAGCCATAACCCGCGGGAGAAAACTCGTTTCTTTtcaactctctctctcccatAAAAGGTTGATTTCATGACTGGTTGGCTAGAGAAAAGCTCCGGTTCGAACATGTTCAATTATTGAAATTCGATCTTGAAATCGAAAAGAAACCTCTTAAGTGaccatttttgttccaagcGTCGAGCATCGTGTTGATTTGGTCGTTGGTAGAATGTAGAGTAGAAGTAATTGTGGCAATGCTCGACATTGTATTTAAAGGCCTCTGGAGTTATCAAACTTTCTGCGTGGGGCCAGGCATAATTTTCGATTAGTGGTTAAGAAAAATCCAAGTTTCATATTTGGGTTGGGGCTTGGTACTGGTCTTAAAAGATATTCGACTTGTCCCAGAGccaagtcattaaatcaaataaaaaagaaacaaaaaaaattttgGAGATTTCTTTTAATTCATAATATTGACGAACTAGCTGGAACATTCAAAACCGCAAATATTAGTTGGGACATTCAACGATATCATTTGCCTGATACAAGATTTGATTTTATAGACTTAAAAACGCAAGTATTTATCATTACTTTAATTTCTCTTTAAGATTTTCAAGAACtaatt is a window from the Tigriopus californicus strain San Diego chromosome 2, Tcal_SD_v2.1, whole genome shotgun sequence genome containing:
- the LOC131893262 gene encoding uncharacterized protein KIAA2013 homolog isoform X2 → MQSLIQSGLPVLSSKLKDMDSLEKMRRWKRSFDGFISFRKALGLAFVTFVFILYVGPTLFSWLFGSGRPFPDGSEPYTTETCIGDKMITFLADIQKHNAHAQHHPWRVTDKSYVPYVGNGQVGVAADSEAGLFVAGSRHLSQPVPFKPVAHVAPEGSHVFLEESATLVHYVTGVVHKARCYQTDRGSWLSVAQQFYAHRAFPAILVQEVKMTNPGPRPQIFNVERLGISDWVDARSRTKTLEHGDGGQKYTIVSGQVELTDKSFRYVTIVAKKLPSAMEVASRMTQTLSILTAVVYSEPLSEVDEVLRDSLESKATKELLKAVGMTSVSLKNLHQDVWKSLWNTGFGISHSMAENSVNGLQINATMYYVLSQVPAPIHRYQLQGAEKLDQLSILSYAEGCYGGIPTLYAPNLWKSLSSVEEVNAVVKSWVLTLEKNGCGKLIKAGADGVVQAMVLSFAAFKFREDHLELNSQPKDLHRDYFFRRISYGNSTHLNISIVISEENKPVIKVALDRRDKDYFACDAGCLDRPSPLSTETKSFPVKLTDPITAILYITSDHQHMEELKEAIHVKEVVEAPAHEHHVIALHRHGNKLGGLPGIFWFSIGFLILAFHMFLFKLIWQEYCAGQDRFRTSKDV
- the LOC131893262 gene encoding uncharacterized protein KIAA2013 homolog isoform X1 codes for the protein MQSLIQSGLPVLSSKLKDMDSLEKMRRWKRSFDGFISFRKALGLAFVTFVFILYVGPTLFSWLFGSGRPFPDGSEPYTTETCIGDKMITFLADIQKHNAHAQHHPWRVTDKSYVPYVGNGQVGVAADSEAGLFVAGSRHLSQPVPFKPVAHVAPEGSHVFLEESATLVHYVTGVVHKARCYQTDRGSWLSVAQQFYAHRAFPAILVQEVKMTNPGPRPQIFNVERLGISDWVDARSRTKTLEHGDGGQKYTIVSGQVELTDKSFRYVTIVAKKLPSAMEVASRMTQTLSILTAVVYSEPLSEVDEVLRDSLESKATKELLKAVGMTSVSLKNLHQDVWKSLWNTGFGISHSMAENSVNGLQINATMYYVLSQVPAPIHRYQLQGAEKLDQLSILSYAEGCYGGIPTLYAPNLWKSLSSVEEVNAVVKSWVLTLEKNGCGKLIKAGADGVVQAMVLSFAAFKFREDHLELNSQPKDLHRDYFFRRISYGNSTHLNISIVISEENKPVIKVALDRRDKDYFACDAGCLDRPSPLSTETKSFPVKLTDPITAILYITSDHQHMEELKEAIHVKEVVEAPAHEHHVIALHRHGNKLGGLPGIFWFSIGFLILAFHMFLFKLIWQEYCAGQDRFRTRKYSDYQ
- the LOC131893264 gene encoding phosphoglycerate kinase-like, coding for MGCILLLSGILPTLFHRCISPQAFCRRCQPPILSKMALNKLPLDKLDLDGKRVFMRCDFNVPQDKSTGAITNPARIVAALPSIKYALEQKARSVVLCSHLGRPDGRRNDKFSLKPVAEELEKQLGTKVQFLNDCVGEEVEKVCQAAEGGAVILLENLRYHVEEEGKGVDEAGNKIKADPAHVKTFRESLRKLADVYVNDAFGTAHRAHSSMMGEGYEQRAAGFLLKKELTYFSKALDNPERPFLAILGGAKVADKIKLIENMLDQVDKMIVGGGMAYTFLKVSKNMSIGDSLYDEAGAKIVDDLLKKAKDKNVEFVLPVDFITADKFDANAATGTATVEEGIPDGWMGLDVGPKSIELFTQVVNDSKLIVWNGPAGVFEFENFAKGTKAIMDAVVAKTASGGVTIIGGGDTATCCAKWNTEDKVSHVSTGGGASLELLEGKVLPGVAALSDA